Sequence from the Plasmodium berghei ANKA genome assembly, chromosome: 3 genome:
aaaaaatagcaaaaaatagaacaaaataacaaaaaaatattgaacaaaatagcaaaaaaatattgaacaaaatatgaacaaaatatgaatatggTTTAGCCTCCACACAAACAtattaaacatataaaataaattcgggtgaaaaaaatcaaatttaCCAAACTATATCCCTATTTTTGTCTAAgttaataattaaaaaaaattatgaaaaatgaaataagaatgcattttttttcaatatacttcttataattattttaacgGTAAACAAGTTTCatacttttaatttttatcactctttttgaaaatttatttgtattgtTATCAATATTTTGAGTTTTGCTGAACAGTctgttgttttttttattacatctttttaaattattgtgtgaataaatataattattttttatattgaaATCTAACTTGTCTAATTCCTCTAAAGATTTATTgttatcaattttttttttgctatttgaaaaagttttattattgGATAATAAATTAGTAGAACTGTTAAATTTTGTTTCAAAttctatattaaataaCGAAACCTTTGctacaaatatttttttcgatttataatatataattttataaaatttttttaatttttttgcataCATATCccaataatatttaatcaTTTTTGTCTTTGGAAAATTTcttaatatttcattaagTTTTTCaacacttttttttataacatttatatttttagataataaaatgtcataaatattttcaaaatatttattatcatcataatttatatttttcttgtGTTTACACACATTAtctttttctctttttactgaagaaaaagaaatcgATTCTTTTGATGctttttccatatttatcatttcaTTGTTTGatgtttcttttttatcattCGCTTCTCCTTTGTATCCCTCCAATTTTAGTTTCAATTTgatatcattatatttattaacacaaaagttaataaatttgtaataatcagaattatttttaaatatgtttaaattaatattttgcattatatttgtataatcattattataagtTTTTACATTATGTtgacataaataataatataaacttAATAAAGATGGACTAattgaatatttataaaaaaaattaaaatttatacaatATGTTTTAGTATACATTTCAACTAGCCATTTTATTCCctcaatataattttcacatattttcatttcttgttcataattttttttttttttacaattttttgtgtaaaatttttttaaatatatttccattttcctgtcttctttttcatcatcttttgtaaatatattcatttctAATTCACTAAAactattttcttcatttttatttgtgctttcaaaattttctaATTTACGAATTTCCTTATCTGTATTACAATTTTCACCCAcacacatttttaatttctccaaatttatttcatcaatCCTATCAACTTCTTTAatagtattttttaataaattaaaatcaatatattttataaataaaggaagttcattttctataaatTTAGAAGATGCTATATGCatagctattttttttctttttgaaactccataataatatttttttattttgttttcattttttaaatacacTAAtgtacatttatataattcttcgttatttttctcaatttgcatatctatattttcattttcaactatttttttttttataatttcatttaCAAGATATAAAGGTAAATAAAGTTGATTTTCCTTAAACTCAACATTATTTTccaaatttaaataatttccTTCCGTATTTCTACTCAAATAGCTActtgaaaaattaataaccTTCTGAAcataattcaaaaattttaaaaattcttTTCGATTTAAttcacaatttttatttaaaaatccattatatgttatattctttacattatttattttttttttttcctttttcatattatctTCTagcattttaaaatatgcttcaaaaaaaacattaaaattTCCTTCTCTAACTTTTGGTAAATAATCATTTCCctttaaaataaacaaaattaataaatctcgttttatttgattaaaaaagataggatatttatttaaaaataaattaataaatatatttaagttatataaaaccatgatttttttcctcgctattttttttatatttactaaATTGTTAATTGCTTTCCCTGAATTTGTTAATTCATTTTCCTTTCCAACATAACAAGTTTCATTTACTATTTCttcatctttattttttccttgtTTGTCTAttaattgtttttctttcttaaataaaaaatcattatccatatttaaataaaatgtctgatatgtatatatatatacatttcgtatattttttaatgccAAGCATTGTAACAACAAATCTGCATCTGCGCCCACTACAATAAATGATTCTTCTTCTCGTTTAGAATCAgttttatcataatttgaatattttaataattcattattttcgatatcattgttattttcttttttgtcttttttaACATAACTAGTTATCCAGTTCATAAGTTTTAATTCCCCTTCACCTACTTCTTTGGCAgttgaaatataaaattttacatTAGCATATTTTTCGAGAGATGCTAAccattttacaaaatttataagaaattgtccaattttttctataaataCACTTCCACAagttatatcatttattatatttttattttctttatattttatttttgctcttctttttatttgtaattttaatttcGAAAATGGACATATCCCATCAATGGCAAAAaccacatttttttttggatgaaatttttttaatacattttttattaaatttgaaagtttaaaaaaataattattgtAACTACAAAATTCAACATTTGCTTTATGTAATAATTGATTTAAATcgaataataaattatcaacatctaatattttattattatatcttgattctttatttccttctttatttattcctttatttatccctttatttttaattatatcatttcCATTATTTACAGTATTctctattttattattcttatttatataagtaTCAACGTCTACTAattgatttttttcaacAATTTTCACACAACTaggaaaattatttattaccCATTTATGTAAACCTGGTATTCCACAATTTACTACTGATAtaagtataaataataaaaatacctTTCGTAAATTGGTGTATTTTGACATTCCAATATATATCATCCGTAATAAAAAACggagaaaaatatataaatccAAATTAATTATCCAACCACATTAATAATTTCtcaaaagtaaaaaaaaaaattattataataaataaaattatgtaacAAAATAGTTTATCACCATTTTATTCaccatatttttacattatcatcttatttttatccttttttttatttctatattattcTCTAAGTATTGGAATCCCCAAATCATacaatcaaaaaaaaaatagaaatcaaatgatatatatttaccctaaaaaatatacattttttttttttttttaatctaaaatatcatatcaaaaaatgtagaaaataattgatTCGCTAATATCTATGTCAAACCTCCTAGTAGTGTTGAAAGGGGAGAATGATTCAAAAACAATCGAATTGAAATTATTACCCCATTCaaatatctttatttatcaactatacaaaattaataacCATTTTTAGCatccaattttttttttttttcaacttATGTTAAACAATTATCCTTTCCAATTATCACACATTTACTATATTATTTGGCTTAATTCCAAATAAGCTGTTTCTTATATTACCAgcttaaaataaatttaagctatatttatttatgttttaacACTATTGTAAACATATGCTTTAATGTACTCAATTTTATGGGAAGGTTCTTTGCTTTATTAATAACAATGGtgaatttatatattttaaaatatgcaatatttctaatatatatagatataaaaatatgctagttgattttataaatatacaacCAAAATGAATCATGCACATATGCACttaaatttaatacatatatatttgatacatatatatttgatacatatatatttgatacatacatttatataaaaacgaaaaaatatatatttatctatattaaaTTGCAGTTTTcaattacatatatatatatatatatatatatatatatatatatatatacatgcataTTACAAACTGTTATTTGTATGAATTgggttaataaaaaatgtataaatgaaaaaatatatacaaattataaataagaTAATATGATCCAcgttttcataatatttcgGTATTTGCTATATACACATTCAAAAAactaatatttaaaatttttaatattttattgcCGGTGTGTTCTTGTATGTTTTAACTCAATATTTATTgtcttttatttgtatgtatatactaTATCTATACGATTTATGCGTATCAAAATTAAACTCTTGATTTGCTTATATGTTTTTGTCTTTCTTCAAGTGAAATATAAGGGCTTGTTCCAATTTCACCACCCTTTGTTTCtttaatgaagaaaaatataaataagaatGCGATTATACACATTActgaaaaaaacataaaaagtATAGATGGCGATTtcttaataataatatctGATGGAAAAACCACAATAATTGCACACACCCAATTTATTAATGAAGCTAAACTAGCTGCGCTGTCTTTTATTTCGGAAGGAAACATTTCATGCAAATATATCCATAATACTGGACCATATGATACAGCAAATGATATAATCATAACAAACGTTCCAGCTATAGATAATCCATTTACAATATTGGTTTGACCCCATACTTGCCTAGCTATAACGGTTGGTAAAAATGCACAAATAACTCCAATACATCCtcctaataataatgtttttcttccaattttttctataatatatatagctGGAAATGTcatcaaaaaattaactgCTGTCATTATCACACTTAATGTTGTTATtaagtttttatttaaaaattctttatataattcattCGAATTGGCTACTAATACGTTTATACCAGTAAATTGTTGAAAACCTGATAATATACATCCtaatattataacattTCTATATGCTGGAATTTTTAAGGCGcttaataatgataaagaaCTTTCTTTAGCTGCTTTATTTTGATCAATGGCATCTTTAATAGCTCTAAGTGCATCATCTGCATCTGATGGtccatatattttcttcaatatatttttagacCCTTcaatatttccattttcatataaaaagtatGGAGTTTCTTCTTTGTAAAATGCAgtcaataaaattattccAAAAAGAGATATTACAGTGggtaaaaaaaacataaaccTCCACCAAAACATTTcaaattttgataaattgATCGATTTATCAGCTACAGTAGGTCCATCTCCCAAAAATAGTCCCAATAAAACTGCAACAAATATTCCaaatgttataaataaCTGATGCAATACACCATATGCTCCCTTTTTATCCTTGTGTGTCATTTCAGATATGTACATTGGTACACTTACTGTTATTAAACCAATGCCAAAACCACTTAATAAACGagcatataatattgtatgGAAATGATGACTAATAGATGTTAATATacttacaaaaataaaaaatatatatataaccaTTAATGAAAATCTTCTTCCAAACTTAACTAAATATCCTGAAAATCCACTTCCTAAAACTGCTCCAATAAATACTGAagctaataaaaatgagcTTTTTAGGATGCTGTCTTCACATGATGTATCAGTTTTTGTACTACACCATCCAAATTCTACCACTATATAACTTTTAATTGTATTTAAAACACTAACTTGGTAGCCAAAAATAAAGGATGCTAAACATGCTGATAAAACATATTGAAAtgatttgttaaaaaaaccATCCCTATGCTCTATTTCCTGAGTCCCCCCTCTTGATAATATATCCATACgcaatatattcattttttcgtattaatacacatatatttcttgtttacttaaatatacataacctatatatttatatgtaatataccatttatatattactaAATTTACAGGTAAAACACATaagatatttatatttattttatatatttataatattttatctttatgaaataaaaaatatatattattaatcttatttaatattaatatactttaaaaatattgttttatttttcggtattcaaaaaaaaataccatttaatatattagcAGTGcaacttttattttattatgccttatatttaataattcatatttttacatattttttatacatatatttttttttacaatttttgctattttgtgcttattttataataattataaaaactaataatatatgatatatttactaTGTCGCaatgtataataatacattcctatttttttctagatgcataataaaacatattttccatataaGCATAAACTCAtgacatatataaataaaaacgcagctttatttttccctctaaaatatattgatgtttctttattttttcgaaaATATAATCGGCATTAATCCGATTTAGTtttgcatataatatatacatatacccaaatatttatatatatataatataatgcaTTGTTTAtgtcataattatttatttattattatgcatTAATGTTATACATTTCCAATTTTTAACTTAATTGCATTTTCTCCAACggctttatttttttactctCTTAACGATAAATTTTTacacttaaaaaaatgtggcttgatttttttattaattttattttattattatatttaaaaaatattaagtGCTAATTTTCCGTAGTTAAATTTATTCACATTATTCATacttaataaatattttattttatgtttcaTTTTAAGTTAACAACTAgctatatttatgtttttttatgacccattcatattttttacctCTTTTTTATGCATGTTCAAGCTTTATAATCCCTTTTTATGCTTTGTTATGGATTgtatgataaaattaataaaggtaaatatataaggacaatatttaaaaaattcgTGAAAACATcacacaaatatattatgcacatatagtcactaaatatattatgctAATCTAATATTTCTGCAATTGTGTTTAGCAAAAATCAATctaacaaataaaaaaataaaatgtaaaaataaatgagcaaatgaataatacaattttcTATCCCAAGCATGCATAAAAagctaaaaaatatatgcattgcAAACAAAACGAATATAATACAGCcatattgtttattattataaagcATGCATAGCCATATTATccctaatatatatatgcatactTTGCACACTTTTCAAATGTCAACtgataataaatatccAACAAACTTAAtgcaaatgaaaaaaaatgaacaaataaTTGCAGCTTTGAATAGGAGTATAGTATTTTGTCTAAATGCATGCACTAAAGTATATTAGCCAAATTAAAAACCTCCATTTGAGTTAAACTTTGTTATCTAATGTCTACACATTACATAAATGGCCATTCACTAATTTACACCTTCACAAATTTCTGAacaatgcatatatattttaaaaaataataaataccGCAATAATTGTCAAGCGGTATCATAATCATAATGAAATAGCTAATTAActatatgtacatatttttttttcttttggGGATATTTTCTATCACTTCGTTGCGATAGTCATTTCTGAAGTAGATGAATCAAGTAATcccaattttataaaatcattTTCACAAAAATCCAAAATGACACACTTAACA
This genomic interval carries:
- a CDS encoding 5'-3' exonuclease, putative, yielding MIYIGMSKYTNLRKVFLLFILISVVNCGIPGLHKWVINNFPSCVKIVEKNQLVDVDTYINKNNKIENTVNNGNDIIKNKGINKGINKEGNKESRYNNKILDVDNLLFDLNQLLHKANVEFCSYNNYFFKLSNLIKNVLKKFHPKKNVVFAIDGICPFSKLKLQIKRRAKIKYKENKNIINDITCGSVFIEKIGQFLINFVKWLASLEKYANVKFYISTAKEVGEGELKLMNWITSYVKKDKKENNNDIENNELLKYSNYDKTDSKREEESFIVVGADADLLLQCLALKNIRNVYIYTYQTFYLNMDNDFLFKKEKQLIDKQGKNKDEEIVNETCYVGKENELTNSGKAINNLVNIKKIARKKIMVLYNLNIFINLFLNKYPIFFNQIKRDLLILFILKGNDYLPKVREGNFNVFFEAYFKMLEDNMKKEKKKINNVKNITYNGFLNKNCELNRKEFLKFLNYVQKVINFSSSYLSRNTEGNYLNLENNVEFKENQLYLPLYLVNEIIKKKIVENENIDMQIEKNNEELYKCTLVYLKNENKIKKYYYGVSKRKKIAMHIASSKFIENELPLFIKYIDFNLLKNTIKEVDRIDEINLEKLKMCVGENCNTDKEIRKLENFESTNKNEENSFSELEMNIFTKDDEKEDRKMEIYLKKFYTKNCKKKKNYEQEMKICENYIEGIKWLVEMYTKTYCINFNFFYKYSISPSLLSLYYYLCQHNVKTYNNDYTNIMQNINLNIFKNNSDYYKFINFCVNKYNDIKLKLKLEGYKGEANDKKETSNNEMINMEKASKESISFSSVKREKDNVCKHKKNINYDDNKYFENIYDILLSKNINVIKKSVEKLNEILRNFPKTKMIKYYWDMYAKKLKKFYKIIYYKSKKIFVAKVSLFNIEFETKFNSSTNLLSNNKTFSNSKKKIDNNKSLEELDKLDFNIKNNYIYSHNNLKRCNKKNNRLFSKTQNIDNNTNKFSKRVIKIKSMKLVYR
- a CDS encoding hexose transporter — its product is MNILRMDILSRGGTQEIEHRDGFFNKSFQYVLSACLASFIFGYQVSVLNTIKSYIVVEFGWCSTKTDTSCEDSILKSSFLLASVFIGAVLGSGFSGYLVKFGRRFSLMVIYIFFIFVSILTSISHHFHTILYARLLSGFGIGLITVSVPMYISEMTHKDKKGAYGVLHQLFITFGIFVAVLLGLFLGDGPTVADKSINLSKFEMFWWRFMFFLPTVISLFGIILLTAFYKEETPYFLYENGNIEGSKNILKKIYGPSDADDALRAIKDAIDQNKAAKESSLSLLSALKIPAYRNVIILGCILSGFQQFTGINVLVANSNELYKEFLNKNLITTLSVIMTAVNFLMTFPAIYIIEKIGRKTLLLGGCIGVICAFLPTVIARQVWGQTNIVNGLSIAGTFVMIISFAVSYGPVLWIYLHEMFPSEIKDSAASLASLINWVCAIIVVFPSDIIIKKSPSILFMFFSVMCIIAFLFIFFFIKETKGGEIGTSPYISLEERQKHISKSRV